A part of Lacibacter sp. H407 genomic DNA contains:
- a CDS encoding glycosyl hydrolase 115 family protein → MLMMFKPLFCCLFFLVTICRAQTNTLSVSEKPSSFSLFTPSTVASISVDEHDAKVVTIAANAFMNDIKLISGKTMQLNSAVNAMQIVVGTIGQSKQVDALVKEKKIDVSAVQHKWESFLIKVIAPNKLVIAGSDPRGTAYGIFHLSKLMGVSPWVWWADATPQKRKQLFVSGSYSSQEPTVKYRGIFLNDEDWGLQPWAAKTFEPETKDIGPKTYAKIFELLLRLRANLIWPAMHPSTKAFFYYPGNAQMAKDYAIVIGSSHAEPMLRNNVDEWKEKTMGEFNFISNHDTIYRYWEERVIQSKGFNAFYTLGIRGVHDSKMLGANTLQEQKEVMAKAVKEQRAMLAKHINPDITKVPQAFIPYKEVQDIYDAGFEVPKDVTLVWCDDNYGYIKHFPNEKERTQNGGNGVYYHISYWGRPHDYLWLASNHPAQIYTQMRMAYEKGAKEMWIVNVGDIKPGEYLTELFLDMAWSIDSIANNQKGLEQHLQNFLAREFGTATAKEIAAVKNEYYRLAYIRKPEFMGATRTEESDPKYKTVTDLSWSEEEIRQRLKDYAAIDTKVIQLAKRISLTKQDSWFQLIEYPVRGAAAINQKLLVAQLARLGKAAWSLSDAAYDTIVALTNKYNSLSNGKWNYMMDMKPRKLAVFDKAIQKTNDKPLLQTVKPLFVFNGTEYKTFTGTKPLAHGLGYQRGAVSIAKGSAVSFAFTTNSDSVKVVLTLAPNHPVEGTKIRYSIQIDNGPVQTIDFATQGRNEEWKQNVLTNQAIRTTRHAVGKAGNHIIKITAVDEGVIVDQVKIYE, encoded by the coding sequence GTTTCTGAAAAGCCTTCTTCCTTTTCCTTATTTACTCCTTCAACTGTTGCAAGCATCTCTGTCGATGAACACGATGCAAAAGTGGTAACTATTGCTGCAAATGCATTCATGAACGATATCAAGCTGATCTCGGGAAAAACAATGCAGCTGAACAGTGCGGTCAATGCAATGCAGATTGTGGTGGGTACCATCGGTCAATCGAAACAGGTTGATGCGTTGGTAAAAGAAAAGAAGATTGATGTAAGTGCTGTTCAGCATAAATGGGAAAGTTTCCTCATCAAAGTAATTGCTCCAAACAAATTAGTGATTGCAGGCAGCGACCCAAGAGGAACCGCTTATGGTATATTTCATTTGTCGAAGTTGATGGGTGTATCGCCTTGGGTTTGGTGGGCCGATGCAACGCCGCAAAAAAGAAAGCAACTGTTTGTATCGGGTTCATACAGTTCACAAGAGCCAACTGTAAAATACCGTGGTATTTTTTTAAATGATGAAGATTGGGGTTTGCAGCCATGGGCTGCTAAAACATTCGAACCTGAAACAAAAGATATCGGCCCAAAGACCTATGCAAAAATTTTTGAATTATTACTTCGCTTAAGAGCCAATCTTATCTGGCCGGCAATGCATCCTTCCACCAAAGCATTTTTTTATTATCCCGGCAATGCACAAATGGCAAAAGATTATGCCATTGTGATTGGCAGCTCACATGCAGAACCCATGTTGCGGAATAATGTGGATGAGTGGAAGGAGAAAACAATGGGTGAATTTAATTTCATCAGCAATCATGATACCATATATCGCTATTGGGAAGAGAGAGTGATACAAAGCAAAGGCTTCAATGCATTTTATACATTAGGCATTCGTGGAGTTCACGATAGTAAAATGCTTGGTGCCAATACACTGCAGGAACAAAAAGAGGTGATGGCGAAAGCTGTGAAAGAACAACGTGCAATGCTGGCAAAGCATATTAATCCGGATATTACAAAAGTACCACAGGCATTTATTCCGTATAAAGAAGTACAGGATATTTATGATGCCGGTTTTGAAGTGCCAAAGGATGTAACATTGGTTTGGTGCGATGACAACTATGGCTACATCAAACATTTTCCCAATGAAAAAGAACGAACGCAAAATGGCGGCAACGGTGTGTACTATCATATTTCCTATTGGGGAAGGCCGCATGATTATTTGTGGCTGGCAAGTAATCACCCGGCACAGATCTATACACAAATGCGGATGGCCTATGAAAAAGGAGCAAAAGAAATGTGGATCGTGAATGTGGGTGATATAAAACCCGGAGAGTATTTAACCGAATTGTTTTTAGATATGGCATGGAGTATTGATTCCATTGCCAACAATCAAAAAGGATTAGAGCAGCATTTGCAGAACTTTCTTGCAAGAGAGTTTGGAACAGCAACAGCAAAAGAGATTGCTGCGGTAAAGAATGAATACTATCGCCTGGCGTATATCCGTAAGCCTGAATTTATGGGCGCTACAAGAACAGAAGAAAGCGATCCGAAATATAAAACAGTAACTGACTTGTCGTGGAGTGAAGAAGAGATCAGGCAACGGTTAAAAGATTATGCAGCGATTGATACGAAAGTGATCCAGTTGGCAAAACGTATCTCATTAACAAAACAGGATAGCTGGTTTCAACTGATCGAATACCCGGTAAGAGGAGCAGCAGCCATCAATCAAAAATTATTGGTTGCGCAACTGGCTCGGCTTGGCAAAGCAGCATGGAGCTTAAGTGATGCGGCTTATGATACCATTGTTGCATTAACAAATAAGTATAACAGTCTGTCGAATGGAAAGTGGAATTACATGATGGATATGAAGCCAAGAAAACTGGCGGTGTTTGATAAAGCGATACAAAAAACAAACGATAAGCCATTGCTGCAAACGGTGAAGCCATTGTTTGTATTCAACGGAACAGAGTATAAAACATTTACCGGTACAAAACCATTGGCGCATGGATTGGGTTACCAACGTGGAGCTGTAAGTATTGCAAAAGGAAGCGCAGTTTCTTTTGCGTTTACAACCAACAGCGATTCGGTGAAAGTAGTATTGACATTAGCGCCCAATCATCCTGTTGAAGGAACAAAGATCCGTTACAGCATACAGATTGATAACGGTCCTGTACAAACAATTGATTTTGCAACACAAGGAAGGAATGAAGAGTGGAAACAGAATGTGTTAACGAACCAGGCCATTCGCACAACACGCCATGCAGTTGGTAAAGCCGGCAATCATATCATAAAAATTACAGCAGTTGATGAAGGGGTGATTGTTGACCAGGTGAAGATTTATGAATGA